One Epinephelus lanceolatus isolate andai-2023 chromosome 17, ASM4190304v1, whole genome shotgun sequence genomic window carries:
- the LOC144458434 gene encoding ubiquitin carboxyl-terminal hydrolase 37-like, protein MTISSYSSSPATTNNRDEQDEHDSVTSFCSLDDVTQANSVDITDLEEKLFMARLNDNQTNDIWDTDSSLDSPIDCFGFPNIGQTCYMNASLQSLLTLEDFTGGISRMEQVWSSLPEAQLMRSLMDVRDVHSSIYAQVKIPLLESFKDVVSAQAPAFWDTLQEDAHEFLTAVLEQMRGLAPLLQEAAAFMGTHYTCPVDDHLVITMENTRTCKSCGAQSVRQEEFTNLSLDLIPGGSVEEMLQEYLKETEVEFRCDCGGNTSSCRSSLLTLPQ, encoded by the exons AGATGAGCAGGATGAGCACGACAGCGTGACGTCGTTTTGCTCACTGGATGACGTCACTCAGGCAAATTCAGTCGACATCACTGACCTCGAGGAGAAGCTGTTCATGGCCCGACTCAACGA CAACCAAACAAATGACATCTGGGACACTGATAGTTCTCTGGATAGCCCCATCGACTGCTTTGG atTTCCAAACATTGGGCAGACCTGCTATATGAACGCAAGCCTGCAGAGTCTCCTAACATTAGAGGACTTCACTGGGGGCATCAGTCGCATGGAGCAGGTCTGGAGCTCACTACCTGAGGCTCAACTGATGAG AAGCTTGATGGATGTCAGGGACGTTCATTCGTCCATATACGCTCAAGTTAAAATCCCCCTCCTGGAGTCATTTAAGGATGTGGTCTCTGCCCAGGCACCTGCGTTCTGGGACACTCTGCAAGAG GACGCTCATGAGTTCCTGACTGCAGTCTTGGAACAGATGAGAGGTCTGGCCCCTCTGCTGCAGGAGGCAGCAGCTTTCATGGGCACTCATTATACCTGCCCTGTAGACGATCACCTGGTGATCACAATGGAGAACACCAGGACATGCAAAAG CTGTGGAGCACAGTCAGTGAGACAGGAGGAATTTACAAACCTGTCTCTAGACCTCATCCCTGGAGGCTCTGTGGAGGAGATGCTCCAGGAGTACCTTAAG GAGACGGAGGTGGAGTTCAGGTGTGACTGCGGAGGGAACACATCGAGCTGCAGATCATCCCTCCTCACTCTGCCACAGTAA